The genome window CAAGATCCAACCCGAGACCGAGGCCCTGCGCAAGCTCTGGTTTGCAGATTACATTCCCGTTGCGGTTGGCCGCGTCGAGGGCATCGCCCCCAAGCCAGATCCTGCCATGGCTCTCAAGGCGCTCGAGCAGCTCGGCGCACAGCCGCAGGATGCATGGTTCGTAGGCGACTCCCAGCCCGACGTGCGCACGGGCAAAAACGCCAGATGCACGAGCGTTGCCTGCACCTGGGGCTTTAGGGATTTCGCTACGCTTGAGGAAGAGTATCCCGATTTCATCATCGATAGCCCGCTCGAGCTTCTCGACATCGTCGACGCAAGTCACTAGAAGGTCAGCGCGATGGGGGTAGTGACGGTCAGCACGCTTGATGCGCTACTTGAGGCGAGCAACGCTGCTTTGCTGCGCGCACAAGGCGCGGGTGTCGCCGCCAAGCTCATCGTGCCCTCGCATGCATGGGGGCAGCAGCGCAAGCTGCAGCTTCGCACGCTTGTTGGCACTGGTGTCGATGTCGTGACGCATGCGCAGTTCGTGAGTCAGCTCTGGGATGTCTACGGCGACGGCTCCACCATCGTGGCACCTGCCGAGCGCAAGGTTTTACTGCGTCCGCTTATCACGCAGGTCGCCCTCTTCGACGCCTCGCCCTCTCCTGGTTTCGTCACGCAGCTTGCCGCGTTTGTCGAGGAAGCCATCTATCCGGGCCTGTGTCCGAGCACCGCGTTGTCGGGCTCGGAGTCAAAGCTCATGGAGCTCGTATCGCTCTACGAGGCAAAGCTCGAGCACGAGGGCCTTGTCGAGCTCGCCCAGGCCGAGCACGCGCTCATGCAAGAGGGTGTCTGTCGGGGCATGCACCTGGTCTTCGAAGCCCCCGACTTGCATAGCGCACATCTGCGCCGCTTCATCGCCGGGATCGAGCCAGGTGCGTCGGTTTCCGTCATTCAGCAGCATCTCGACATCAACGCGGGGGCCTTGCCAGAAGATGACGAGCTCCTCGCCTTGCGACAGCGCCTTTTCACGGGCAAGGGTGGCGTTCGGGCGCAAGGACGCGTGCATGTGGGCGAGGCTCACGGGACGCATGTCGCAAGCGATGTGGTCACGGGTCTTGCGCGCAGCATGCACGAGGAAGACGGCATCGAGTATGCGGACATGCTCGTTTGCTGCGCCAGCGCCGCCGATGCACACCCGCGCCTGCATGATGCGTTTGCACGCGCGGACATTCCCTTTGCCACGCAGTTTGCCGTGCCCTGTGCGCGTACGGGCCTAGGGACTGCGTTCTTTGCGCTCGAGACAATCGTACAGGCGGGCGATGATGCGCCCTTCGAGCCCTTCGTCGATGTGCTGTGTAGCCCCTATGCGGGGGTACCTGCCCAAGATGCCCGCGCCTTGCAAATGCGCTGGCGCGAACAAGCCGGCTCCGTACCATACAAGAGGATGCGCGACGTGCGCGAGGGCTTCGCTCAGGGTAATGCGAGCGCCGCCATCACGCGCGAGCGCCTCGAGCCTCTCGTGCAGCTCATCGACGCTTCGCGTGCCGAGCGCGTCAGGCTTCTCTTCGAGCACGCGCGCTCAGCGCAGCTCGATGTCGACATGCTTGTCGATGACTGTGCAGCAGCCGAGACATTGCTGGACTATCTCGAGCTCTGCGAGCACTTCATCTGCGAGCCCGATGCCGACGAGATGGCGAATCTCCCCGTCATGCTCAATCGATCATATGGCAAGCAGAGCGAGGCCCTTCGCATCGTCGATCCGGGTGCGCTCGGCCCCATTCGCGCGGGTGCCATCATCCTGTGCGATCTGGATGCATGCCATTATCCCATGGCATCCCAGGATGGTCCGTTCGACACGCTCATGCGCAAGCTTGGCATTGAGCGCGCAGACACGCTCGCCCGTGACCAGCGCATCATGCTGCTCAACGCCATCGAATCGTGCGAGAGCTGCTTTGCCTTTACGCGTACGACACACGATGCAGGTGGTGACGAAAGCTGCCCGAGCGCGCTGTTCGAGGAGCTCGTCGCTGCGTACCGCAGTCCCGAAGAAGACGAGGCGGGGCTTTCCGTCCAGGCTGTCCCGCAAGCTCTCAGGCCATGGCTGCTTGCGCTGAACGAGGCCGACGTCTTCTTCGCGAGCGAGGGGTCACATGACGACGTCTCGGTTACGCGCGGTTCGCTTGCATTGGCTGCGATGAAGAAGGACTTGACGCATGATCTCAAGGACAAGCCCCTGACGTTTTCACCCACGGCCCTCGAGGATTATTATCGCTGCCCGTACCGTTGGTTTGCCTGCAGGCGCGTGGGCTATAACGGCATGGATGTCGCGTTCGACGCGGCTGCCCAGGGCAATCTCGTCCATGCGGTCATGGAGCGTTTCTATCGCAGTCTCAAGCAGGCCGGGCATGATCGCGTGACAGAGCAGAACGTCGACGAGGCACTCGCAATTGCCGACAAGGCCTTCGACCAGCAGGTCGAAGATGACCAGTCGCGTGAGCGTCGGGGCCTCTACTTGCACACCGAGTACGACTCGTGCGCATGCGAAGAGCTGCGTCAACAGGTCTTCGACCTCGTGCGTCGTGATGCCACGTTTTTGCCGGGTTTCATTCCCACCTACTTCGAGCTTGAGCTTGGCCGCTCCTCAGAGCAGCTTCTCGAATACGCCGGCGTGCCCGTACGCGGCAAGGTTGATCGCGTCGATGTCGATGCAGAGGGAAACGCCGTCATCATCGATTACAAGCTCAGTGGCCTTTCTGCCGGCTACGGCTTCGGCCGTGACGACGAGCTGCCGCAGCGTATCCAGACCGACATATACGCCACGCTTGTCGAGCGGCACTTCGCGGCACTCGGCACGCCGCTTCATGTCGTTGGCTCGGTCTATCGTTCATACGCCAAGAACGCGCTGCGCGGCGTTTATGCGCGCGGCATATCGTGGGGCGACACCGAGCAGCTGCGCGAGGACTTCGACGCATTGCCTCGTGCCGGTAGCGGCGAGGAGTACGATGCGTATCTCACGCGTGTCGAGGATGTGCTCGCATCATGCGTCGAGCGTCTCCGCGCAGGTGACATTGCGCCGGCCCCGCTTTCGAGCGACGTCTGCGAGTACTGCAAGGCGGCCTCGTTTTGTCCCAAGGGAGGTGCCTGATGCCTCTTACCCCTAGTCAACGCGCTGCGGTCGAAAGTGCCCACGAACCGCTATTCATCCAGGCTGGCGCCGGCACGGGCAAGACCTTTACGCTCACCAAGCGCATTGCATATGGTCTCTCGCAAGAGTCGGGGCCACTCATCGGCGATGTCGATCGACTGCTCACCATCACGTTTACCAACAAGGCTGCAGGCGAGCTTATCGGTCGCGTGCGCGCCGAGTTGCGTGCGCAGGGGCTTGACGAGGAGTCCCTCAAGATCGACGCCGCCTGGATATCGACCATTCACTCGATGTGCCGCCGCATACTGCTTTCGCATGCCTTCGATGTCGGTGTCGACCCAGGCGCAAACTTGCTCACCGAGGACGAGACGCAGGCGCTTTCCGCCCTCGCGCTCGATGCGTTGCTGCAGGACAATGCGAAGGACGCGCGTCTCAACTTGCTTTTCGACAGTCTTGGCGTCGAGAGCGCGACGAAGCTCGTCAACAATCTATCAGAGTTGCTCATGCTTGCGCCGGGCGGCAGGAACGATTTCGACTTGGGGCCAGCCCCTGCGCCGGCTCGCGTCATCGCCAGTCGCGTGCAAGGGCTCCTCGCCACGTATCAGGGGGCACTTGCCGAGCTCGACGAGCTCGGACTTCCCGAGGGCAAGATAACGTATGTCCAGAATCGCGATAAGGTCGCCGCGGTGGTGGCGGCTCTCGAGGCGCTGTCCACCAGCCAAATGCGCCCTCTCTCCTGGAGTGCGCTCGCCAACGCCATCGAGGAGTGCAAGCCGCCGGGTGGAGGCAATCTCTCCGCACCTTATAACGGTATCTTCGCCAAATGCAGAGATGCCCTGCTCGAGGCCGCGGCCGAGGCACAGTCTGCGAGCGCGTACGAGCTTCTGCGGGCAGCATTCGACCTTGCGGCAGAGCATCTCGAGCGCCATCGCGCGCTCAAGCAGGCACAAGGCGCATTCGACACGAATGACTTGCTCATCGCAACGTACAAGCTGCTCGACGAAGACGACGGGCTGGCGCGGGCGTATCGCGAAAGCTTCGATTCCGTCATGGTCGACGAGTTCCAGGACACGGATAACTTGCAGGTTGGTATCGTAAGCAAGATATGCGACGAGGGGCTTACGACGCTGGCCACGGTGGGTGATGCGCAGCAATCGATATACGGTTTTCGTGGGGCCGATCTCGAGGTATACCAACGTACGCGCGCCATGATGCGCGAGCGTGGCTCCAACGAGGTCGAGCTCACCGTTAACTATCGTTCACAACCTGACATCCTGCGCTTCGTCGAGGACATCTTCTCCAAGCCGGAGTTCTTCGGTGGGGAGTTCCTCAAGGTGAGCTCGGGTCGCGAGGAAGGGTTCAACCCGTCATGGCTCATGCCAGACGAGCCGCGCGTGAAGATACTTCTCTCGGCCGGCCACAAAGCCGAAAAGGGGCAGGGAAGGACTTCGGTTGACGCGTTGCGCCAGGCCGATGCCGTGGCGCTTGCCGATGAATTCGAGCGCCTGCACGCACAGGGCGCCCCGTATGGCGATATGGCGATTTTGCTCCAGTCGACGAAGGGTGCCAAGGCAGGTCCCTATCTGCGCGAGCTGCGCAAACGCGGCATACCGGTCATCGTCTCGGGTGGCTCGGACTTCTTCTTGCAGCCTGAGGTTTCGACCGTTGTCATGTTGCTGCGTGTTTTGGCAGACCGTGATGATGACGAGGCGCTCTTCGATTTGCTCGGCTCAGATTTCTTCAATGCAAGTGATGACGCGCTGCTCGCCCTATCGGTCATCAATCGCCAGCGCCTCAGGCTCCTGCCTGGTGAGTCACGCGCCAAGCCCTCGCTCTATGACGCGCTATGTCTATACATCGAGGAGGCACAAGACGATGCCGATGAGGCGCTCGCATGTGCATTCGACACGCTCGAGCACGTGCTTGCCGCCTCGCCGAGCATCCCTCTCGCGCAACTCGTGCGAGAGGCCATCGCGCTTTCCGGCTGGCAGGCTACGCTGTCTGCGCGCGGTATCGAGGGCGGTGCGGTTTTTGCGAATATCGAGCGCGCGTGCGATCTCATCGAAGACTACGAGAAGCTTCACGGACATGCGCCCTTTGCCACAAGCGCCTATTTCCGCAGTCTTGTTGACCTTGCTTGCGAGGGCAAGGGCGCTCGTGCCAAGCTTGGAACGCTCGTGAGCTCAGGCCAGGATGCCGTCTGCATCATGACGATTCATAGCTCCAAGGGTCTGGAGTTTCCCATCGTTGCCGTCGCGGAGTTCGAAAAGAGCACACGTCATACCGGTGCATCGCTTATTTCGCTTTCCGAAGAGGG of Coriobacteriia bacterium contains these proteins:
- a CDS encoding HAD family hydrolase, with amino-acid sequence MDGTLLDTLDDLHVSVNYALEQSGLPLVTFDETREAAGYGSIVLIELLTKHAFVTGSPEFQRVFDDFNTHYKAHCNDATHPYPGIMELLVGLKDRGIKMAIVSNKIQPETEALRKLWFADYIPVAVGRVEGIAPKPDPAMALKALEQLGAQPQDAWFVGDSQPDVRTGKNARCTSVACTWGFRDFATLEEEYPDFIIDSPLELLDIVDASH